From Methanobacterium bryantii, a single genomic window includes:
- a CDS encoding AAA family ATPase, producing the protein MNPFKKRTGAFPSYFTGRNKELNELKRIFKSTKEGDPGHTIVYGPKGIGKTCLLLKFQEELKNVEETYAIRIPLVEGNFDDIYSLIIDKCTDDLNIQISSFWDKLKGIGVNIPFLGGFTLSRDIPPTSPSVALEKILKTIYEELEGKNPVLILLFDDLQRIIINENTQRVLSILQNALVELNLKGLKIMIVATGSYDIFSKIQDYTDSAVRIFDPYELMPLSPEEVKNGIQVPSEKHGKSFTNEVIEQIYQISEGNPYYVQVMAHNCFEESCKTVEMENFESAFPSALNFLAQREFRGMYEKSSSEERRILALMAENKSDVLSYKEIKENNPKKSEPSSLLRNMTEKNLILKESRGKYKLRDRMFKEYLRTTKIYEKNGTI; encoded by the coding sequence ATGAATCCGTTTAAAAAAAGAACAGGAGCATTTCCTTCCTATTTTACCGGGAGAAATAAAGAATTAAATGAGCTAAAAAGGATATTTAAATCAACAAAAGAAGGAGATCCTGGACATACTATAGTTTATGGGCCAAAAGGCATTGGAAAAACTTGTTTACTTCTAAAGTTTCAAGAAGAGTTAAAAAACGTTGAAGAAACATATGCTATACGCATTCCTTTAGTTGAGGGAAATTTTGACGATATTTATAGTTTAATAATAGATAAGTGCACGGATGATCTTAATATCCAGATAAGCAGTTTTTGGGATAAACTTAAAGGAATAGGAGTTAATATTCCATTTTTAGGAGGATTTACTTTATCGAGAGATATACCTCCAACTTCACCATCTGTTGCCCTTGAAAAAATACTAAAAACAATATATGAAGAATTAGAAGGCAAAAATCCAGTTTTAATCCTTCTGTTCGATGATTTGCAGCGGATCATAATTAATGAGAATACTCAAAGAGTTTTAAGCATACTTCAAAATGCTTTAGTTGAGCTTAATCTCAAAGGTTTAAAAATAATGATTGTAGCTACTGGATCATATGATATATTCTCAAAAATACAGGATTACACTGATTCTGCTGTCAGAATTTTTGATCCATATGAACTAATGCCATTGTCACCAGAAGAAGTAAAGAACGGAATACAGGTCCCTTCCGAAAAACATGGTAAAAGTTTCACTAATGAAGTGATAGAACAAATATACCAAATTTCGGAGGGAAATCCATATTATGTGCAGGTTATGGCTCACAACTGTTTTGAAGAATCATGTAAAACCGTGGAAATGGAAAACTTTGAAAGTGCTTTTCCTAGTGCATTAAATTTTTTGGCACAGCGAGAATTTAGAGGAATGTACGAAAAGTCATCTAGTGAAGAAAGAAGAATACTTGCCTTAATGGCCGAAAATAAATCGGATGTTTTATCATATAAAGAAATAAAGGAAAATAATCCTAAAAAATCAGAGCCATCATCCCTGTTAAGAAACATGACAGAAAAAAATCTCATTTTAAAAGAATCCAGAGGAAAATATAAACTCCGTGATAGAATGTTTAAAGAATATTTGAGAACCACTAAAATATATGAAAAAAATGGGACTATTTAA
- a CDS encoding ArsR family transcriptional regulator, translating to MAKVMITNITKENDLIEALDKSEFNDAIVFYDETHEKIPKSYHWNVNYVKINDDFISALKQVKDILRETESCEFFIEPNKVGIHLMYEILCNDADYNTYILYNGKFKLLPPQKNRLNKHQIMILKTLKDNPYTAAEIIRKSKITRTIVYDGLKKLQDMDLIVKSERKYELSSLGFDFLELL from the coding sequence TTGGCAAAAGTAATGATAACTAACATTACAAAAGAAAATGACCTGATAGAAGCACTCGATAAGAGTGAATTTAATGATGCCATAGTATTTTACGATGAAACTCATGAGAAGATTCCTAAAAGCTATCACTGGAATGTAAATTACGTTAAAATAAATGATGATTTCATTTCTGCATTAAAGCAGGTGAAAGATATCTTGCGGGAAACTGAATCATGTGAATTCTTCATAGAACCCAATAAAGTTGGTATACATTTGATGTATGAAATTTTATGTAATGATGCAGATTACAATACCTATATTTTGTATAATGGAAAATTTAAGTTGTTGCCTCCACAAAAAAACAGGTTAAATAAGCATCAAATAATGATTTTAAAAACATTAAAAGATAATCCATATACTGCAGCTGAAATTATACGTAAATCTAAAATAACAAGAACTATTGTGTATGATGGGTTGAAAAAGCTTCAAGATATGGATTTAATTGTAAAGTCTGAGAGGAAGTATGAGTTGAGTTCGTTAGGGTTTGATTTTTTGGAATTACTCTAG
- a CDS encoding AbrB/MazE/SpoVT family DNA-binding domain-containing protein yields MVNVTKKYQVTIPKEVREDLNIHQGDKVVFVKNREGNWVMMTVEELRDKMMEASEDIEETIEESREGFKKGVKRNLDSLNEQKS; encoded by the coding sequence ATGGTAAATGTTACAAAAAAATATCAGGTAACGATTCCAAAGGAAGTGCGTGAAGATCTTAATATTCATCAAGGAGACAAAGTAGTCTTCGTAAAAAACAGGGAAGGAAACTGGGTTATGATGACAGTTGAAGAATTACGTGACAAGATGATGGAAGCATCAGAAGATATAGAAGAAACCATAGAAGAATCACGAGAAGGCTTTAAAAAAGGAGTCAAAAGAAACCTGGACTCATTGAATGAACAAAAAAGTTAA
- a CDS encoding type II toxin-antitoxin system VapC family toxin, which translates to MKLALDTNVFNNRKFCDWLLSSSEVKYLPAFAYMEYLYHNLKKGNTESMVNAFLEQMNVTIVPFGKNEAAAAARGSLGNWDFSENARDYAIGATAIRLNAKLVTNNIKHFKWMENVITPEDILEK; encoded by the coding sequence ATGAAACTGGCCCTAGATACCAATGTGTTTAATAACAGGAAATTTTGTGACTGGCTTTTAAGTTCCAGTGAGGTGAAATATTTGCCTGCTTTTGCGTATATGGAATATCTTTACCATAATCTTAAAAAGGGAAATACCGAATCTATGGTGAATGCTTTTTTAGAGCAGATGAATGTTACCATTGTTCCATTTGGAAAAAATGAAGCAGCTGCAGCCGCTCGTGGATCTCTTGGAAACTGGGATTTCAGTGAAAACGCACGAGATTACGCTATAGGAGCTACAGCCATCAGATTAAATGCAAAGCTGGTTACAAATAATATAAAACATTTTAAATGGATGGAAAATGTCATAACACCTGAAGATATACTTGAAAAATAA
- a CDS encoding HepT-like ribonuclease domain-containing protein, whose protein sequence is MRKDAKVYIEDMLEGILKIEEYTSGVTEDEFYKNTLIQDAVFRRLEIIGEAVKSIPQELKDSHSEIPWKQIAGMRDILIHQYSGVKLERVWIVVKRDIPDLKNKIADLKDAVEN, encoded by the coding sequence TTGAGGAAAGATGCTAAAGTTTACATTGAAGACATGCTGGAAGGCATTCTCAAAATAGAAGAGTATACAAGCGGTGTCACAGAAGATGAATTTTATAAGAATACACTAATTCAAGATGCTGTTTTTAGAAGGCTTGAAATCATCGGAGAGGCTGTTAAGAGTATTCCTCAAGAACTTAAAGATTCTCATTCTGAAATACCGTGGAAACAGATTGCAGGGATGCGAGATATTCTCATACACCAGTACTCTGGCGTGAAATTGGAGAGAGTTTGGATTGTTGTAAAAAGGGACATTCCTGATTTAAAAAATAAAATAGCTGATTTAAAGGATGCTGTTGAAAACTAA
- a CDS encoding nucleotidyltransferase family protein, with protein MKKEAQLEIEDVKRKILPILEQYEVKKAGLFGSVVRGELREDSDIDILVEIEKDISLLDFVDLKLEIEEKLGRKVDLVEYSTIKPLLKDVILKEQVAIL; from the coding sequence ATGAAAAAAGAAGCGCAGCTTGAAATTGAGGATGTAAAAAGAAAAATACTTCCTATTTTAGAGCAGTACGAGGTTAAAAAAGCAGGACTATTTGGCTCAGTAGTCCGAGGTGAGCTGCGGGAAGATAGTGACATCGATATTTTAGTTGAAATTGAAAAGGATATCAGCCTGCTGGACTTCGTTGATTTAAAACTTGAAATCGAGGAAAAACTGGGAAGAAAAGTTGATCTGGTAGAATACAGTACAATTAAGCCTCTTTTAAAAGATGTGATACTTAAGGAACAGGTGGCAATTCTTTGA
- a CDS encoding nucleotidyltransferase family protein has translation MKTKAEVLEILKNDLPYLKKVFHVEKIGLFGSYARQEQTEESDLALKNQWFLGPQKS, from the coding sequence ATGAAAACCAAAGCTGAAGTTTTAGAAATACTGAAAAATGATCTCCCATATCTTAAAAAAGTTTTTCACGTGGAAAAAATTGGTTTATTTGGATCATATGCTCGTCAAGAACAGACAGAAGAAAGTGACCTAGCCCTCAAAAACCAATGGTTTTTGGGGCCCCAAAAATCGTAG
- a CDS encoding Fic family protein, producing MTLNQVDRLAQGLKINAQKKAQQEVLNYLNVLNNMDKYLEEGKITEKMILKLHQDITYSTLEDTYMEGQYRTIPVHVVNEEGETVFNPPLAHLARQDMNELIEWINGDSKELNPVMAAGIIHYEFVRIHPFVDGNGRTARALAALLLYLREFDTERFFTMDEYYDYDRPAYYRALNSVDEETKDLTGWLEYFLEGFLISISQIKDRILLFSPAEALKRRVKLSEKQMKIIEFIHLNGQVNNLEVQELLKISRQGAYKYLRALMDLDLIEKKGGSRSTYYVLKSDA from the coding sequence TTGACTTTAAATCAAGTTGATAGGTTGGCCCAGGGGCTTAAAATAAACGCCCAGAAAAAAGCCCAGCAGGAAGTTCTAAACTACCTCAACGTGCTCAATAACATGGATAAATACCTTGAAGAGGGAAAAATCACAGAAAAAATGATTTTAAAACTCCACCAGGATATAACTTATTCTACACTGGAAGACACCTACATGGAAGGCCAGTACAGGACTATACCCGTCCATGTTGTAAACGAGGAAGGTGAAACTGTATTTAATCCACCGCTCGCCCATTTAGCCCGTCAAGATATGAATGAACTCATTGAATGGATAAATGGAGATTCTAAAGAATTGAATCCAGTTATGGCTGCTGGAATTATCCACTACGAATTCGTAAGGATCCACCCCTTTGTGGACGGTAACGGGAGGACAGCCAGGGCGCTTGCAGCCCTTTTACTCTACTTGAGGGAGTTTGACACTGAAAGGTTCTTTACCATGGATGAATATTATGATTACGACAGGCCGGCTTATTATAGGGCGCTTAATTCAGTTGACGAGGAAACAAAGGATTTAACAGGGTGGCTGGAGTACTTTTTGGAAGGGTTTTTGATTTCTATATCTCAAATTAAAGATAGAATTCTGCTGTTTTCACCGGCTGAGGCTTTGAAGCGAAGGGTGAAATTGTCTGAAAAGCAGATGAAAATAATTGAGTTTATACATTTAAACGGGCAGGTTAACAACCTTGAGGTGCAGGAACTCTTAAAAATTTCCCGTCAGGGCGCTTATAAATATTTGAGGGCTTTAATGGATTTGGATTTAATTGAGAAGAAGGGCGGGAGCCGTTCTACGTATTATGTTTTGAAGTCGGATGCGTAG
- a CDS encoding transglutaminase-like domain-containing protein, with translation MLFAVLLVAGMSLFGIAGASAADTGAAHAQYGHHDTVHKHVYKHVKYYKHHKLSTHKRNKYGHQKSYRHSSYKHVKKSNSASVNALSHSLTKGTSSQYTKGARVFNWVKSNVRYKFYYNTKHGAAGTLKYRSGNCADQAHLVVALSRSAGLPARYVHAKARFKNGHVYGHYWAQVKVNGKWVTADTTSKRNSFGAPRNWSSARIVGISNNI, from the coding sequence TTGTTATTTGCAGTCCTCTTAGTGGCAGGTATGTCGCTATTCGGTATTGCCGGCGCAAGCGCGGCAGATACTGGCGCTGCACACGCGCAGTATGGTCATCATGATACTGTGCATAAACATGTCTATAAACATGTTAAATATTATAAACATCATAAATTAAGTACACATAAAAGGAACAAATATGGTCACCAGAAATCTTACAGACATAGTTCCTACAAACACGTTAAAAAATCAAATTCAGCTAGTGTCAATGCACTATCACATTCACTTACAAAAGGTACAAGCTCACAGTACACTAAAGGAGCTCGAGTATTTAACTGGGTAAAAAGCAACGTTAGATACAAGTTCTATTATAACACTAAACATGGAGCTGCAGGTACCCTTAAATACAGGTCAGGTAACTGTGCTGACCAGGCACATTTAGTTGTTGCACTTTCAAGATCAGCAGGATTACCAGCAAGGTACGTCCACGCTAAAGCTCGCTTTAAAAACGGCCATGTTTACGGTCACTACTGGGCCCAAGTAAAGGTAAACGGTAAATGGGTCACAGCTGATACAACCAGTAAAAGAAACTCCTTTGGAGCGCCAAGAAACTGGAGTTCAGCAAGAATTGTAGGTATTTCAAATAATATATAA